In Bradyrhizobium lablabi, one DNA window encodes the following:
- a CDS encoding nucleotide sugar dehydrogenase, giving the protein MSHRRKIAVIGLGYVGLPVAAALARAGHPVVGFDVDRSRIMELKAGRDRTREVEPSDLKLASLSLTTEATALRACDFFIVTVPTPIDVARRPDLGAMFEASRLVGAALKKGDVVVYESTVYPGAVEDDCVPILEQCSALKAGSDFNVGYSPERINPGDKEHRFESIVKVVSAQNRETLDIVAEVYGSVVTAGIHRAPSIKVAEAAKVIENTQRDLNIAFMNELSLIFHALNIDTGDVLAAARTKWNFLPFQPGLVGGHCIGVDPYYLTFRAEKAGYHPEVILAGRRINDGMGQHVARECVRGLLRRKGSGGTVTILGLTFKEDVPDTRNSRVVDIIRELESFGLSVQVHDPLANAADARHDYGVSITELEALRPADAVVLAVAHASYLDGGWPLIQKLLAGGTGLVLDVKMKLDRGLKPAGIELWRL; this is encoded by the coding sequence ATGTCACACCGCCGTAAGATCGCGGTTATCGGCTTGGGTTATGTCGGATTACCGGTGGCGGCAGCGCTCGCGCGCGCAGGTCACCCGGTCGTCGGTTTCGATGTCGATCGGTCCCGCATCATGGAACTAAAGGCCGGCCGGGATCGCACGCGCGAGGTTGAACCTTCCGACCTGAAGCTTGCTTCACTGAGCCTTACCACCGAGGCAACGGCGCTGCGAGCCTGCGATTTTTTTATCGTGACTGTTCCAACCCCGATCGATGTCGCGCGCAGGCCTGATCTCGGCGCCATGTTTGAAGCTTCGCGGCTGGTCGGCGCCGCGCTCAAGAAGGGTGACGTTGTCGTCTATGAATCGACGGTCTATCCCGGCGCGGTGGAAGATGATTGCGTGCCGATCCTCGAGCAATGTTCCGCGCTCAAGGCCGGCTCGGATTTCAATGTCGGATATTCACCCGAACGCATCAATCCCGGCGACAAGGAACATCGCTTCGAATCGATCGTGAAAGTGGTCTCGGCGCAGAACCGCGAAACCCTCGATATCGTCGCGGAGGTTTACGGATCCGTGGTGACGGCCGGCATCCACCGCGCGCCCTCGATCAAGGTCGCAGAGGCTGCGAAAGTTATCGAAAACACCCAGCGCGACCTCAACATCGCGTTCATGAACGAATTGTCGCTGATTTTCCATGCTCTCAACATCGACACCGGCGACGTGCTGGCGGCTGCCCGCACCAAATGGAATTTTCTGCCGTTCCAGCCCGGCCTGGTCGGCGGCCACTGCATCGGGGTCGACCCCTATTACCTGACCTTTCGCGCGGAAAAAGCAGGCTACCACCCCGAAGTCATCCTGGCCGGTCGCCGCATCAATGACGGCATGGGTCAGCACGTCGCGCGGGAATGTGTTCGGGGGCTGCTTCGTCGAAAGGGCAGTGGAGGGACCGTCACCATACTCGGCCTGACCTTCAAGGAAGACGTTCCGGATACCCGCAACTCTCGCGTCGTCGACATCATCCGCGAGCTGGAGTCATTCGGTCTGTCGGTGCAGGTACACGACCCCCTGGCGAACGCCGCCGATGCCAGGCACGACTATGGCGTGTCGATAACCGAACTTGAGGCGTTGCGACCCGCCGATGCCGTTGTTCTGGCTGTCGCGCACGCAAGCTATCTCGATGGCGGTTGGCCGCTGATCCAGAAATTGTTGGCCGGCGGCACGGGTCTCGTGCTCGATGTCAAGATGAAGCTCGACCGCGGCCTCAAGCCTGCCGGCATCGAGCTTTGGCGGCTCTGA
- a CDS encoding DegT/DnrJ/EryC1/StrS family aminotransferase — MNQHLRPEPVPFIDLAAQRRRLGTSVDEAVSRVLAHCQFINGPEVTQLEAALAAFSGAKHVVSCASGTDALLMVLMAKGVGRGDAVLCPSFTFCATGEAVALTGATPVFVDVDEATFNMSADSLKRGIATAKKLRLKPVAVIPVDLFGQSADHDAIAAIAEAEGLFILDDAAQAFGASYKGRRLGTFGLATATSFFPAKPLGCFGDGGAIFTDDAELAATLRSVRVHGQGSDKYDNVRLGLTGRLDTMQAAVLLEKLKIFEDEIAARDQVAERYARGLGNVVTVPRLAGGSTSIWAQYTIRLPRGCDRDSFAAALKAQGIPTAIYYPKSMHQQTAYKDFPVADGGLPACERLSSDVISLPMHAYLDEPTQERIIKAVRGAIST, encoded by the coding sequence ATGAACCAGCATCTGCGTCCGGAACCCGTCCCCTTCATCGACCTCGCCGCGCAGCGCCGCCGGCTCGGCACCTCCGTCGACGAGGCGGTTTCCCGGGTGCTCGCCCATTGCCAGTTCATCAACGGCCCGGAAGTGACGCAGCTCGAGGCGGCGCTTGCGGCCTTCAGCGGGGCCAAGCATGTCGTGAGCTGCGCCAGCGGCACCGATGCGCTCCTGATGGTGCTGATGGCAAAAGGCGTCGGCCGCGGCGATGCGGTGCTGTGTCCGTCCTTTACGTTCTGCGCGACCGGTGAGGCGGTGGCGCTGACCGGCGCGACGCCGGTATTTGTCGATGTCGACGAGGCGACGTTCAACATGAGTGCGGATTCGCTCAAGCGCGGCATCGCCACCGCGAAAAAACTTAGGCTCAAGCCGGTGGCGGTGATCCCGGTCGACCTGTTCGGGCAGAGCGCCGACCATGACGCGATTGCCGCGATCGCGGAAGCTGAGGGGCTCTTCATACTTGATGATGCGGCGCAGGCCTTTGGCGCCAGCTACAAGGGCCGCCGTCTCGGCACTTTTGGGCTAGCCACTGCTACGAGCTTTTTCCCGGCAAAACCGCTCGGCTGCTTCGGCGACGGCGGCGCGATCTTCACCGACGACGCCGAACTCGCCGCGACGCTGCGCAGCGTTCGCGTCCATGGCCAAGGTTCTGACAAATACGACAATGTTCGTCTCGGGCTGACCGGACGGCTCGACACCATGCAGGCGGCGGTCCTGCTCGAGAAACTGAAGATCTTCGAGGACGAAATCGCCGCGCGCGACCAAGTTGCGGAACGCTATGCGCGCGGGCTCGGCAATGTCGTGACGGTGCCGCGGCTCGCCGGCGGCAGCACCTCGATCTGGGCGCAATATACCATCCGCCTGCCCAGGGGTTGCGACCGCGACAGTTTTGCCGCGGCGCTGAAAGCGCAGGGCATTCCGACCGCGATCTATTATCCGAAGTCGATGCATCAGCAGACCGCGTATAAGGATTTTCCGGTCGCCGACGGCGGCCTGCCGGCCTGCGAGCGCTTGTCATCCGACGTCATCAGCCTGCCGATGCACGCCTATCTGGACGAACCGACGCAGGAGCGGATCATTAAGGCTGTGCGCGGCGCCATTTCAACCTGA
- the murJ gene encoding murein biosynthesis integral membrane protein MurJ, giving the protein MLGRIFTVGGYTLLSRLTGFARDIMLAAILGAGPVADAFFVALRLPNHFRAIFAEGAFNAAFVPAYAHVHGERGEKSAKLFADRIFTLLFVSQLLLLIVAWLFMPQAMSILAPGFTEDAEQRRLAIELTRITFPYLLPITLVTLYGGMLNVMHRFASAAAAPIFLNIAMMATLALAALFPGPGHAAAWGVLVSGFLQYFLLAGDLAFHGGLPRFASLKLDDDVRAFFAALGPATLGSMGTQVALFADTIIATFLPAGALSALYYADRLNQLPIGVIGIAIGTVLLPEMSRRLTAGDHQGAMASQRRAFDFTLLFSVPFVAAFLTVPDVIMRAMFARGAFSKADAASAGATLAAYAVGLIPFVLIRSAVATFYARKDTATPVKAALIGVAANVALKIALVGTLAQVGLALATAVGAWINLLLVTGFAVRAGYLEFDRAFVLSLIKFFGAGIVLAAALWLAARLAAAQLTHVSMLRDETTLVLLIVVGTVVYAGSILLVFGRGWLRSLVRS; this is encoded by the coding sequence ATGCTCGGACGCATCTTCACCGTCGGCGGTTATACGCTGCTCTCGCGGCTGACCGGTTTTGCCCGCGATATCATGCTCGCGGCGATCCTCGGCGCGGGTCCGGTGGCGGATGCGTTTTTCGTGGCGCTGCGGCTGCCCAATCATTTTCGCGCGATCTTTGCCGAAGGCGCTTTCAACGCGGCGTTCGTGCCGGCCTATGCGCATGTCCACGGCGAACGCGGTGAAAAATCCGCGAAATTATTCGCCGACCGCATCTTCACCCTGCTGTTTGTCTCGCAGCTCTTGCTGCTGATCGTGGCATGGCTGTTCATGCCGCAGGCGATGAGTATTCTGGCGCCCGGCTTCACCGAGGACGCCGAGCAGCGGCGGCTCGCGATCGAGCTGACGCGGATCACCTTTCCCTATCTGCTGCCGATCACGCTGGTGACGCTCTATGGCGGCATGCTCAACGTCATGCACCGCTTTGCCAGTGCCGCCGCGGCGCCGATCTTTCTCAACATCGCGATGATGGCGACGCTGGCGCTCGCCGCTTTGTTTCCGGGACCCGGCCATGCCGCGGCCTGGGGCGTGCTGGTTTCGGGCTTTCTGCAATATTTTCTCCTGGCCGGCGATCTCGCCTTTCATGGCGGCCTGCCGCGGTTCGCTTCGCTCAAGCTCGACGACGATGTCCGCGCCTTCTTTGCAGCACTCGGGCCCGCGACGCTGGGCTCGATGGGAACGCAGGTCGCGCTGTTTGCCGATACCATCATCGCAACCTTCCTGCCCGCCGGCGCGCTGTCGGCGCTGTATTATGCCGACCGGCTCAACCAGCTGCCGATCGGCGTGATCGGGATTGCGATCGGCACGGTATTGCTGCCGGAAATGTCGCGGCGGCTGACCGCGGGCGATCACCAGGGCGCGATGGCCTCGCAACGGCGGGCGTTCGATTTTACGCTGTTGTTTTCGGTGCCGTTCGTGGCGGCGTTCCTGACCGTGCCCGATGTCATCATGCGCGCGATGTTCGCGCGCGGCGCGTTCTCGAAGGCCGATGCCGCGTCCGCAGGCGCGACACTCGCGGCCTACGCGGTCGGGCTGATCCCGTTTGTGCTGATCAGGAGCGCGGTCGCGACCTTTTACGCCCGCAAGGATACCGCAACGCCTGTGAAGGCCGCCCTGATCGGGGTCGCCGCCAATGTCGCATTGAAAATTGCACTGGTCGGCACGCTGGCGCAGGTCGGTCTCGCGCTCGCGACCGCGGTCGGCGCCTGGATCAATCTTTTGTTGGTGACAGGTTTTGCGGTGCGGGCAGGGTACCTCGAATTCGACCGCGCCTTTGTGTTGTCGCTGATCAAATTTTTCGGTGCCGGCATCGTGCTTGCCGCGGCGTTGTGGCTGGCCGCACGCCTTGCTGCGGCGCAACTCACCCATGTCAGCATGCTGCGGGATGAAACCACATTGGTTCTGCTGATCGTGGTAGGTACGGTCGTCTATGCCGGATCGATCCTGCTCGTGTTCGGCAGGGGCTGGCTGAGATCGCTGGTGCGGAGCTAA
- a CDS encoding NAD-dependent epimerase: protein MSDKAVLVTGAAGFIGFHIAQRLLSAGRVVVGLDAVNDYYDPKLKEARLDILKRDPNFSFVKLDLANRAATSLLFAQYRFPAVIHLAAQAGVRYSLQHPHAYIDANIGGFMNVLEGCRHNDCKHLLFASSSSVYGANTKLPFSVQDNVDHPVSLYAASKRANELMAHAYSHLYRIPATGLRFFTVYGPWGRPDMAMFIFAKAITEGKPIKLFNGGNMRRDFTFVDDVSEAIMRLIDRPPQGNPGWSGAKPDPATSAAPWKIYNIGNSHPEDLMHVVSLLEKQFGRVAAKEMLPMQPGDVPATYADIDDLAREIGFAPATTIENGIAKFAKWYRDYHNL, encoded by the coding sequence ATGTCGGACAAAGCGGTACTGGTCACCGGAGCTGCCGGCTTTATCGGATTCCATATTGCGCAGCGTTTGCTGTCGGCTGGCCGCGTGGTCGTTGGACTCGATGCCGTCAATGATTATTACGATCCCAAACTGAAGGAAGCCCGCCTCGATATATTGAAGCGCGATCCGAATTTCAGTTTTGTGAAGCTCGATCTGGCAAATCGCGCGGCAACAAGCCTACTTTTCGCGCAGTACCGCTTTCCTGCGGTCATCCATCTCGCCGCGCAGGCGGGCGTCCGCTATTCGCTGCAGCATCCCCATGCCTATATCGATGCAAATATCGGGGGTTTCATGAACGTGCTGGAGGGGTGCCGGCATAATGATTGCAAGCATCTGTTGTTCGCATCCTCGTCTTCAGTCTATGGCGCCAACACCAAATTGCCGTTTTCAGTGCAGGATAATGTCGATCATCCGGTCAGCCTTTATGCGGCATCGAAAAGAGCCAACGAACTGATGGCGCATGCCTACAGTCACCTGTATCGCATTCCCGCAACCGGTCTCCGGTTCTTTACGGTCTATGGTCCCTGGGGCCGTCCGGACATGGCGATGTTCATTTTCGCCAAAGCGATCACTGAGGGGAAGCCGATCAAATTGTTCAATGGCGGCAACATGCGCCGCGATTTTACCTTTGTCGACGATGTCAGCGAGGCCATCATGCGCCTGATCGATCGTCCACCACAGGGCAATCCGGGTTGGTCCGGCGCAAAGCCCGATCCAGCGACCAGCGCCGCGCCGTGGAAGATCTACAACATCGGCAACAGCCATCCGGAAGATCTGATGCACGTGGTTTCGCTTCTGGAAAAACAGTTCGGCCGCGTCGCCGCCAAGGAGATGTTGCCGATGCAGCCGGGCGACGTGCCGGCAACCTATGCCGACATCGATGATCTGGCGCGCGAGATCGGGTTCGCCCCGGCCACCACGATTGAAAATGGTATTGCAAAGTTTGCAAAATGGTATCGTGACTATCACAACCTCTGA
- a CDS encoding Gfo/Idh/MocA family protein, with amino-acid sequence MTSREGASAGKAEAKRALRIGVIGAGVMGSNHARVLAGLPDITLVGVVDPLPAHRTRATEMTGCRTFADLDALIVEGVDAVTIAAPTHLHHEIALACIGQGIHVLVEKPIASSVEEGRDIVAAAHRAGVTLMVGHVERFNPAVAAIKQAISGEDILSIAITRVGPFPPRMSNVGVVIDLAVHDIDLIRWFTESDIVEVQPQLSSAVAEREDIALLQFRTASGVLAHINTNWLTPFKARNVTVATRGKYVMGDLLTRQVTECFGFKPDGAYSMRHLPVGHDEPLRVELIAFLHAVRSGGAPAVSGDEAVASLEIATRCLETPSKPAAASPARKGPRRVVG; translated from the coding sequence ATGACTTCCAGGGAAGGGGCATCGGCCGGGAAGGCCGAGGCGAAACGTGCGCTTCGCATCGGCGTCATCGGCGCCGGCGTCATGGGCAGCAATCATGCCCGCGTGCTCGCCGGCTTGCCGGATATTACGCTGGTCGGCGTCGTCGATCCGCTACCGGCGCACCGGACGCGCGCTACGGAAATGACGGGCTGCCGCACTTTTGCTGATCTCGACGCGTTGATCGTCGAAGGGGTCGACGCGGTGACCATCGCCGCACCAACCCACCTACATCATGAGATCGCGCTCGCCTGCATCGGGCAGGGCATTCACGTCCTGGTCGAAAAGCCGATCGCCTCTTCGGTGGAGGAGGGGCGCGACATCGTCGCCGCCGCCCACCGCGCCGGCGTGACGCTGATGGTCGGTCATGTCGAACGCTTCAATCCGGCGGTCGCCGCCATCAAGCAGGCGATCTCGGGCGAAGACATCCTGTCGATCGCGATCACCCGTGTCGGCCCGTTTCCGCCGCGGATGTCGAATGTCGGCGTGGTCATCGACCTCGCCGTGCACGACATCGATTTGATCCGCTGGTTCACCGAGTCCGATATTGTCGAGGTGCAGCCGCAGCTCTCGAGCGCCGTTGCCGAGCGCGAGGATATTGCGCTGTTGCAGTTCCGCACCGCCTCCGGCGTGCTCGCCCATATCAACACCAACTGGCTGACGCCGTTCAAGGCGCGCAACGTCACGGTCGCGACCCGCGGCAAATATGTCATGGGCGATCTCTTGACGCGCCAGGTCACCGAATGCTTCGGCTTCAAGCCGGACGGCGCCTACTCGATGCGCCATCTGCCCGTCGGCCATGACGAGCCGTTGCGCGTCGAACTGATCGCCTTCCTTCACGCGGTACGCTCTGGTGGGGCGCCGGCGGTGAGCGGCGACGAAGCTGTCGCCAGCCTCGAAATCGCGACCCGCTGCCTGGAAACGCCCTCAAAACCCGCCGCGGCCTCTCCCGCGCGCAAGGGGCCGCGGCGGGTCGTCGGCTGA
- a CDS encoding mannose-1-phosphate guanylyltransferase/mannose-6-phosphate isomerase yields the protein MSNRIIPLIMCGGAGTRLWPSSREGRPKQFLPLFGVRSTFQDTLSRVSDAALFERPIVITNTAYRFMVLEQLAEIGLEADIMLEPMRRDSGPAIAAGAAFAQTRDSEAIVLALAADHVVRDTDAFVAACRQGLVAAAAGRIVTFGVEPERAATEYGYISAGEPVAGEVRAVARFVEKPDPAKAAEYVKAGYFWNSGNFMFRAGVLLDEYRKVDTESVQAVADSVTKAGRDLGFVTLDSSAFGSAKAISIDYAVMEKTSRAAVVPVKCGWSDVGSWHAVWELSDKDGQGNAAQGSAVFEDSRNCNVSTDKALVALEGVDDLVVVATQDAVLVSRQKDANGLKRLVAKLKTVAPQVTEEHLKVHRPWGSYQSIDMGERHQVKRIIVKPGGRLSLQKHHHRSEHWIVVRGAARVTVNELVKVVHENESIYIPIGATHRMENPGKIPLELIEVQTGSYLGEDDIVRIEDDYRRA from the coding sequence ATGAGCAATCGTATCATTCCACTGATCATGTGCGGCGGCGCCGGAACGCGGCTGTGGCCGTCCTCGCGCGAGGGCCGACCCAAGCAATTTTTGCCGTTGTTCGGGGTGCGCTCGACCTTTCAGGATACGCTTTCGCGGGTGTCGGATGCGGCGCTGTTCGAGCGGCCGATCGTCATCACCAACACGGCCTACCGCTTCATGGTGCTGGAGCAACTGGCCGAGATCGGGCTTGAGGCCGATATCATGCTGGAGCCGATGCGGCGCGATTCCGGTCCGGCGATCGCAGCCGGCGCGGCCTTTGCGCAGACGCGCGACAGTGAGGCGATCGTTCTGGCGCTCGCCGCCGACCACGTCGTGCGCGATACCGATGCCTTTGTCGCCGCCTGTCGCCAGGGACTGGTCGCGGCGGCCGCGGGGCGCATCGTCACCTTCGGCGTTGAGCCCGAGCGCGCCGCAACCGAATACGGCTATATTAGCGCCGGCGAGCCGGTTGCCGGCGAGGTCCGCGCCGTCGCCAGATTCGTCGAGAAGCCGGATCCGGCAAAAGCCGCCGAATACGTCAAGGCCGGTTATTTCTGGAACAGCGGCAACTTCATGTTTCGCGCCGGCGTCCTGCTCGATGAATACCGCAAGGTCGACACGGAGAGCGTGCAGGCCGTCGCCGATTCCGTCACCAAAGCGGGGCGCGATCTCGGATTTGTCACGCTCGATTCAAGCGCGTTCGGATCGGCGAAGGCGATCTCGATCGATTATGCGGTGATGGAAAAGACCTCGCGCGCCGCGGTGGTGCCGGTCAAGTGCGGCTGGTCCGATGTCGGCTCCTGGCATGCGGTGTGGGAACTGTCGGACAAGGACGGCCAGGGCAACGCCGCGCAGGGCTCGGCCGTGTTCGAGGATTCCCGCAACTGCAACGTTTCGACCGACAAGGCGCTGGTTGCGCTCGAAGGCGTTGATGATCTCGTCGTCGTGGCGACGCAGGACGCCGTGCTGGTGTCGCGCCAGAAGGATGCCAACGGCCTGAAGCGGCTGGTGGCGAAATTGAAAACCGTGGCGCCTCAGGTCACGGAAGAACATCTCAAGGTGCACCGTCCCTGGGGGTCGTATCAATCGATCGACATGGGCGAGCGCCATCAGGTCAAGCGCATCATCGTCAAGCCGGGCGGCCGGCTCTCGCTGCAGAAACATCACCACCGATCCGAGCATTGGATCGTGGTGCGAGGTGCCGCGCGGGTGACGGTCAACGAACTCGTCAAGGTCGTGCACGAGAACGAATCGATCTACATCCCGATCGGCGCCACGCATCGGATGGAAAATCCCGGCAAGATTCCGCTGGAGCTGATCGAAGTCCAGACCGGAAGCTATCTCGGCGAGGACGACATCGTCCGCATCGAGGACGATTACCGGCGCGCCTAG
- a CDS encoding xanthine dehydrogenase family protein molybdopterin-binding subunit: MAPIKFGVGQSVLRKEDDALIRGKGRYTDDVAPIAAMHALVLRSPHAHAKFTIDVGKARGLPGVGVILTAADVSDLGGLPCLFNLEVNPFTGPPYPILAKDEVRHVGDAVAFVVADTIDQARDAIEAIEVKWTPLPAVVGVANAVKKGAPQVWAEHPGNVLFDVPIGDKKAVDEAFAKAHAIAEITVVNPRVITNFMETRAAVCEYDAKRDHLTLTVGSQGSHRLREIIGGMVLKIPLEKMRVICPDVGGGFGTKLFPYREYALIAVAARKLRKTVKWTADRADHFMGDAQGRDNVTTARMALAEDGKFLAMDVDLMGDMGAYLSTFGPYIPHGGAGMLPGLYDIQTFHCRVRTVFTNTVPVDAYRGAGRPEAAYVVERLVDAAARKLAMTPDAIRRKNFIAPRAMPYKTATGKIYDSGDFTAHMKRAMEIAEWKEFPKRAKAAKKEGLVRGIGLATYVEVCGTMGEETANVKLDPNGDVTVLIGTQSSGQGHQTAYAQIVADQFGLPPERVHVLQGDTDLIATGLGTGGSASIPTGGVSVQRATSELGKKLKEIAAEALETSSSDLEINEGIVRIAGTDRSVSFADLAKRPGVDPSKLNGSATFAAADGTYPNGTHLAEVEIDPATGIIKIINYVIVDDFGVTLNPLLLAGQVHGGAMQGIGQALMEQAVYSPIDGQLVTGTFMDYALPRAADGPSFVFETHNVPCKTNPLGVKGAGEAGAIGSCPAVVNAIIEGLWREYKIDHIDMPATAERVWIAIREHQRRHSL, encoded by the coding sequence ATGGCTCCCATCAAATTCGGCGTCGGTCAGAGCGTGCTTCGCAAGGAAGACGATGCCCTCATTCGCGGCAAGGGCCGCTACACCGACGACGTCGCGCCGATAGCTGCGATGCATGCGCTGGTGCTGCGCTCGCCGCATGCCCATGCGAAGTTCACGATCGATGTCGGCAAGGCTCGCGGCCTGCCCGGGGTCGGGGTGATCCTGACGGCTGCGGATGTCAGCGATCTCGGCGGCCTGCCGTGCCTGTTCAACCTGGAAGTCAACCCGTTCACCGGGCCGCCGTATCCGATCCTGGCCAAGGATGAGGTGCGTCATGTCGGCGACGCCGTTGCTTTCGTGGTCGCGGATACGATCGATCAGGCCCGCGACGCGATCGAGGCGATCGAGGTCAAATGGACGCCGCTGCCGGCCGTGGTCGGCGTTGCCAACGCGGTCAAAAAGGGTGCGCCGCAGGTCTGGGCCGAACATCCCGGCAATGTCTTGTTCGACGTGCCGATCGGCGACAAGAAGGCCGTCGACGAAGCCTTCGCCAAGGCTCATGCGATCGCCGAAATCACCGTCGTCAATCCGCGCGTCATCACCAACTTCATGGAGACCCGCGCCGCGGTCTGCGAATACGACGCCAAGCGCGATCACCTGACGCTCACGGTCGGCAGCCAGGGCAGCCACCGTCTGCGCGAGATCATCGGCGGCATGGTCTTGAAGATTCCGCTGGAAAAGATGCGGGTGATCTGCCCCGATGTCGGCGGCGGGTTCGGCACCAAACTGTTTCCCTATCGCGAATACGCACTGATCGCCGTCGCCGCGCGAAAGCTGCGCAAGACGGTCAAATGGACCGCCGACCGCGCCGATCACTTCATGGGCGACGCACAAGGGCGCGACAACGTCACGACCGCGCGGATGGCGCTCGCCGAGGACGGCAAGTTCCTCGCGATGGATGTCGACCTGATGGGCGACATGGGCGCGTACCTCTCGACCTTCGGGCCGTACATTCCCCACGGCGGCGCCGGCATGCTGCCGGGCCTCTACGACATCCAGACCTTCCATTGCCGCGTCCGCACCGTGTTCACCAACACCGTGCCGGTCGATGCCTATCGCGGCGCGGGACGCCCCGAAGCGGCCTATGTGGTCGAGCGGCTGGTCGACGCCGCTGCGCGAAAACTCGCCATGACGCCGGACGCGATCCGCCGCAAGAATTTTATTGCTCCGCGCGCGATGCCTTACAAGACCGCGACCGGCAAGATCTACGATTCCGGCGACTTCACCGCGCATATGAAGCGCGCCATGGAGATCGCGGAGTGGAAAGAGTTTCCCAAGCGCGCCAAGGCCGCCAAGAAGGAAGGTTTGGTGCGCGGCATCGGGCTTGCGACCTATGTAGAGGTCTGCGGCACCATGGGCGAGGAGACCGCCAACGTAAAGCTCGATCCCAATGGCGACGTCACGGTTCTGATTGGCACCCAGTCAAGCGGGCAGGGCCATCAGACCGCCTACGCCCAGATCGTGGCCGACCAATTCGGGCTGCCGCCCGAGCGCGTCCACGTCCTGCAGGGCGATACCGATCTGATCGCGACGGGCTTAGGGACCGGCGGCTCGGCTTCGATCCCGACCGGCGGTGTCAGCGTCCAGCGTGCGACCAGCGAGCTCGGCAAGAAGCTGAAGGAAATCGCCGCCGAGGCGCTGGAAACAAGCAGCAGCGATCTCGAGATCAACGAGGGAATTGTGCGCATCGCCGGCACCGATCGCTCCGTCAGTTTTGCGGACCTTGCAAAGCGGCCGGGCGTCGATCCTTCAAAACTGAACGGAAGCGCGACGTTTGCCGCGGCCGACGGCACCTATCCGAACGGCACCCACCTCGCCGAGGTCGAAATCGATCCCGCAACCGGTATCATCAAGATCATCAATTATGTCATCGTCGACGATTTCGGCGTGACGCTCAATCCGCTGCTACTCGCCGGCCAGGTCCATGGCGGCGCGATGCAGGGCATCGGCCAGGCCTTGATGGAGCAGGCGGTCTATAGCCCGATCGACGGCCAGCTCGTGACCGGGACGTTCATGGATTACGCGCTGCCGCGCGCGGCCGACGGCCCGTCATTCGTATTCGAGACCCACAACGTCCCCTGCAAGACCAATCCGCTGGGTGTCAAGGGCGCGGGCGAGGCCGGCGCGATCGGCTCCTGTCCGGCGGTCGTCAATGCGATCATCGAGGGGTTGTGGCGCGAATACAAGATCGATCACATCGACATGCCCGCGACCGCGGAGCGGGTCTGGATTGCAATTCGCGAGCATCAGCGCCGGCACAGTCTCT